In Thiohalophilus sp., the sequence CAGGCCGTGCTCAATGCGCTGTCGAGCGGGCGACCTTCCAGCAGTGCCAGAATCATGCCGGCATTGAAGGTGTCGCCGGCTCCCAGGGTATCGATCACCCGGATCGGGACCGAAGCCGGCGCATGATAACGGTTTCCCTGTGCATCACAGGCGAAAGCCCCCTCGTCGCCCCAGGCACAGATCAGGATCGCACTGATATCGTGCCGGCGCAGATCGTCGAACAGCGCATCCGCGCAAGTATAGTCATGGGCCCGGGCAAATGCGCGGGAAAACAGCAGAATATCCGCGTAGGGGTATAGCTGTTCGATGCCGGGACGGGGTTTTTCGATTTCAATCGACACCGGCTGATCGATCCGTTGCGCCGCAAGCTGTGCCAGGATCGTCTTCAGGCTTTCGATGTTGCGCCCTTCAAAATGAAACCAGTCATAACGCTCCACCTCCCGCAGGGGAAAATCCCCGGGGCGCAACTCGGGCAGATCCCGGTAGTGAACAATGGTGCGCGATCCGGTGCCCTGGTTGAGGGTGATATAGGAGGTGGGGGTCCGTCCCTGCGCAAGGGTGACGATCCGCCGGGTGTTTACCCCGTAATGTTGCAGATCCCGGCAAATCCTCTGCCCGGCGGCATCCTCTCCCAGCGTCGTCAGCAGTTCGACCTGATGATTGAACTGGCTCATGACGCAGGCGCTGTTGGCGGCGTTGCCGCCGTGGCGGACGAACTGCGCCGTGGCACGCAATTCCTCGTCCTCGGCCGGATAGTGGTCGACCTGATTGATGATGTCGAGCGTGGCGATGCCGGTGCAGAGTATGCGACTCATGAGCCTGGTTCGGTAAGCAAACGGGCGCGCAGCTTACCCCAAAACACCACGGGGCAAAACGGGGCGCGACAGGGTAAGTATTCACTGCGGTCGTGGCCCGTCTATTGCTCGGGATTATAGGTAACCCGGCCCGTGTTGATAATGTCCTGGCGGGCCTCGTGCATGGCATCGGGCAGTTCCAGGGCCTGGAACAGCGTCTGGCGGGCAGACAGTAACTGATCCATCGCCGCCTGCTGGAACGTTTCATTCATCTGCATTTTGCGCGCCTTGACTACCGCCTCGGAGGCGCGCATCAGGTTGAAGGCGGCCTGGGCCAGTACCCCCTGCGCCCCGGCCTGGGCGGCGCCGGCCAGCAGATTGATCATTTGCATGATCTCTTCTTCCTGATTCATGAGGACTCCTCTTGCCAGCGTTGCCAGGCGCGCCGTAGCGCCTGACGTAACTGCCGCCGGGCGGCTTTTTGTCCCTCCAGCTTAAACTCAGCGCCGAGTGTCGGCCAGTCGCATTTGTCGACGACCTTGCGCAGCAGCAGTTGTTGATCGGCCGGGTCCAGCCGCTCGAACAGAGGGGGGTGCTCCCGTAGCCGGGCGATCAGTTTTTCAATCGGCCAGACGCAGACTTCGTAACCGCGCTGGCCGTGCACGAAGGAATCGATATCCTCCCGATCCGCGCGATTCAGGTCCGGTTCCGGCGGGGCTGAAACGGGCAGGTGCAATTGTTCGACCAGCGCCGGATCGAGATCCCGCAGCACGCCTTCGTGCAGCGCGGGCCAGTGCTGTTCCAGCCGCTGTCGGGCGCGCTCGAACACCGACTGGCCGGCCGGGCTCAGCGGTTTGAGAACCAGCAACGACGGCAGGCCGCTGGTGTGTTCGCGGGTCAGGCCGATGCGCACCGGCTGCAATCCGGCGCGCTGCCAGAAGGCGAGCAATTTCGCCCCGGCACTGAAGCTGGCGCCGATGGCATCCAGGCTGGCCTCGCGCCCGAGCGTGCCGATCAGCGTCTCCAGCAGTGCACTGCCCAGCCCCCGGCGCTGCAACAGCGGGTGCACGCCGATGCGCAGGAGCCGGCCGTACCGATAGCGGGCGGCATCGGGTACACCGGCGTGAAACGCCAGACTCTGGGCCAGCAGATGGCCGCGCGGTCGCCGCCGGCCGCGATAGATGGCCTCGGCAAGGCTCGCATCGAACCCGCCTTCGATGCCCAGCACGGCCACCGCCAGCGGCTGCCCGGCCTGTTCCAGGGCAAACAGGCGCAGATCGGGAGCGTCCAGCAGGCGGTAGAGATCCTCGGGCCGGGTACGGTAATGGGCCAGCACCAGCAGGCCGAACAGCTGGCGCAGATAAGCGGGCGTGTCGATCAGCGCATCCCGATCCAGCTCGACAAACCGGCACCCGGCCGGGGTGATAGCCGGGTCGGGGTCGGCCGGTTCGGCATTCATCAACAGGGCGTCGAAGACAAATTGTTCCAGCGGATCGCCCGCCTCCCAGCGAATCGGTTCATCCAGTTGCCGCGCCTGCCAGCCGGGCGCAAGCGCGTCGAGCACCCGGGTAAAGCGCAGGCTGAAGCCGCGTCCGGTTCCCTCGTAACCGTGCACGGTACTGGCAAAGGCCGTGCGGGGATAGGCGCGCAGCAGGTTCTCCAGCACCGGCACGGGCAGGGCGGCGGCCTCGTCGATCAGCAGCAGATCCAGCGCAGGGTGTTGCGCCA encodes:
- a CDS encoding PfkB family carbohydrate kinase; protein product: MSRILCTGIATLDIINQVDHYPAEDEELRATAQFVRHGGNAANSACVMSQFNHQVELLTTLGEDAAGQRICRDLQHYGVNTRRIVTLAQGRTPTSYITLNQGTGSRTIVHYRDLPELRPGDFPLREVERYDWFHFEGRNIESLKTILAQLAAQRIDQPVSIEIEKPRPGIEQLYPYADILLFSRAFARAHDYTCADALFDDLRRHDISAILICAWGDEGAFACDAQGNRYHAPASVPIRVIDTLGAGDTFNAGMILALLEGRPLDSALSTACELAGRKVGQNGLADLNSSEGE
- a CDS encoding tRNA(Met) cytidine acetyltransferase TmcA, translated to MSRSRVGSSPFPDCDKAMPRTADTTHTRPFAAVAALQQQARAANQRALVIAAGNPAWSRPLADRLWSQTPVEQRLWLGESPGQPQQLAPRHAVQLLGQERQLVILDAHAGFSADAFGAISGTLVGGGLLLMQVPPLPDWPGQTAANPYTCADSRFIRHLIRHIRQDPAPLLLEEPDRLRPSAHAYPASATRPAVSPCRSRDQQATVAALLELADQTPARPLVITADRGRGKSAALGIAAARLLQQRRGYRIGVCAPRPAACAPLFERVRALLPDATAARNRLEYAGGSVQFLAADALLAQHPALDLLLIDEAAALPVPVLENLLRAYPRTAFASTVHGYEGTGRGFSLRFTRVLDALAPGWQARQLDEPIRWEAGDPLEQFVFDALLMNAEPADPDPAITPAGCRFVELDRDALIDTPAYLRQLFGLLVLAHYRTRPEDLYRLLDAPDLRLFALEQAGQPLAVAVLGIEGGFDASLAEAIYRGRRRPRGHLLAQSLAFHAGVPDAARYRYGRLLRIGVHPLLQRRGLGSALLETLIGTLGREASLDAIGASFSAGAKLLAFWQRAGLQPVRIGLTREHTSGLPSLLVLKPLSPAGQSVFERARQRLEQHWPALHEGVLRDLDPALVEQLHLPVSAPPEPDLNRADREDIDSFVHGQRGYEVCVWPIEKLIARLREHPPLFERLDPADQQLLLRKVVDKCDWPTLGAEFKLEGQKAARRQLRQALRRAWQRWQEESS